From a region of the Wolbachia endosymbiont (group B) of Gerris lacustris genome:
- a CDS encoding IS630 family transposase (programmed frameshift): MALRSKLLDEKVVESAKEMLKKVRNNAYVAKKLNAVIAAKKHSITAVAKICCISRKAITTWIKHIKFGREEKLFSPPQRRRKTILNQSQLEQIEVWIEENPNITIREMRIRIQERFGLNISKSTIHRNMQRMKFSYITPRPVHSGQDKNKQEEFKKNLNETIVMHSEKELFFFDESRFGTYSKVGHGWFKKGSRTQVKVKLGRENFYLYSAVNPRNGENFSLFAPNVNTACINIFLEQMSQYLGIRKAFLVMDCASWHKSKSLKIPKNIEIIYLPPYSPDLNPVERFWLYIKQNILRNKIYDTIVLLESALYKFITSLSPSTVKQLCNASYLVH; encoded by the exons ATGGCATTAAGATCAAAATTATTGGATGAAAAAGTGGTGGAATCAGCAAAAGAGATGCTGAAGAAAGTAAGAAATAATGCGTATGTTGCAAAAAAACTAAATGCTGTAATTGCAGCAAAAAAGCACAGTATAACAGCTGTAGCAAAAATATGTTGCATTTCGAGAAAGGCAATTACTACATGGATAAAGCACATAAAATTTGGAAGAGAAGAAAAATTATTTTCTCCACCTCAACGCCGTAGAAAAACTATATTGAACCAAAGTCAACTTGAACAAATTGAGGTGTGGATAGAGGAAAACCCCAATATTACTATTAGAGAAATGAGAATAAGAATCCAAGAAAGATTTGGTTTGAATATCAGCAAATCCACAATACATCGTAATATGCAAAGAATGAAATTCTCATATATCACACCAAGACCAGTTCATAGTGGACAGGATAAAAATAAGCAAGAGGAGTTT AAAAAAAACCTCAATGAAACTATTGTCATGCATTCTGAAAAAGAGCTATTTTTCTTCGATGAATCACGGTTTGGTACATATTCAAAAGTTGGACATGGGTGGTTTAAAAAAGGCAGCAGGACACAGGTTAAGGTAAAATTAGGTAGGGAAAATTTTTATCTCTATAGTGCAGTTAATCCCAGAAATGGAGAGAATTTTAGCTTATTTGCACCAAACGTCAACACTGCTTGTATAAATATATTCCTTGAACAGATGTCGCAATATTTAGGAATACGAAAGGCTTTTCTCGTGATGGATTGCGCTAGTTGGCATAAGTCAAAAAGTTTAAAGATACCTAAAAATATCGAAATTATATACCTACCACCATACTCACCTGACCTCAATCCTGTTGAGAGGTTTTGGTTATATATAAAACAGAACATTTTGCGCAATAAAATCTACGATACAATTGTTCTGCTTGAGAGCGCTTTGTATAAATTTATTACCTCTCTTTCCCCTTCCACGGTTAAACAACTCTGCAATGCTTCTTATTTGGTTCATTAA
- a CDS encoding IS256 family transposase — MSQANRTNGLVDYKELETNILSSIREGRPLTGRDGALTPFIKRLLEASLEGEIESHMSAKSEENNRRNGRNAKTLRTSAGSFELLTPRDREGNFEPQIVKKRQTSLHPELEAKVLSTYASGMGYRDIASHVEEIYDHKISAAEISSITDKLLPIINEWRSRPLQSVYPIVFMDGMFFKVKEDGHCVSKCMYNILGINQNGRKEVLGFYLAESEGANFWLGVLNDLKERGVEDILIACIDGLKSFPTAINSVFPKAEVQLCIVHQIRNSLKYVSSKDVKVFMNDLKKIYRASSKEIAENYLLELEEKWSEKYPLVTKSWQNNWENLSSYFKYSGPVRKMIYTTNPIEGLHRQIRKFTKTKGSFTSTNALYKQVYCAIKKVEQKWITALPNWALTMSQLDIFFPGRLKIELN; from the coding sequence ATGAGTCAAGCAAATAGAACTAATGGGTTGGTAGATTATAAAGAATTAGAAACAAATATCCTGTCATCTATACGAGAAGGAAGACCATTGACAGGAAGAGATGGAGCATTAACACCGTTTATAAAAAGGTTGCTAGAGGCAAGTCTGGAAGGTGAAATAGAAAGCCACATGTCAGCTAAAAGTGAAGAAAATAACCGAAGAAATGGGAGAAATGCAAAAACTTTACGCACGAGTGCAGGTTCATTTGAGCTGCTAACACCAAGAGATAGGGAGGGAAACTTTGAACCGCAAATAGTCAAAAAAAGGCAAACGAGCCTACATCCAGAACTTGAAGCAAAGGTCTTAAGTACATACGCCAGTGGCATGGGATACAGAGACATAGCTTCACACGTTGAGGAAATATATGACCATAAAATATCAGCAGCAGAGATATCCAGTATTACTGATAAATTGCTACCAATAATCAATGAATGGCGCAGCCGTCCACTGCAATCAGTGTATCCAATAGTGTTCATGGATGGCATGTTTTTTAAGGTCAAGGAGGACGGACATTGCGTAAGTAAATGCATGTATAATATATTGGGTATAAATCAAAATGGCAGAAAAGAAGTATTAGGTTTTTATTTGGCTGAAAGTGAGGGAGCTAACTTCTGGTTGGGAGTTCTAAATGACCTCAAAGAAAGAGGAGTAGAAGATATTTTAATTGCCTGCATTGATGGACTAAAAAGCTTTCCTACAGCTATAAATAGTGTATTTCCTAAAGCAGAAGTACAGCTATGTATAGTGCATCAGATAAGGAATTCACTGAAATATGTATCTAGCAAAGATGTAAAAGTTTTCATGAATGATTTGAAAAAAATATATCGTGCTTCAAGTAAAGAAATCGCTGAGAATTATTTGCTTGAGCTGGAAGAAAAATGGAGTGAAAAATATCCCTTAGTTACAAAATCGTGGCAAAACAATTGGGAAAATTTATCTAGTTATTTTAAGTATTCTGGGCCAGTTAGGAAGATGATTTACACCACCAATCCAATTGAGGGGTTGCATAGACAGATCAGAAAATTTACTAAAACTAAAGGTTCATTTACCAGTACAAATGCCTTGTACAAACAGGTATATTGTGCTATAAAAAAGGTAGAGCAAAAGTGGATTACTGCTTTGCCTAACTGGGCTTTAACTATGTCTCAACTTGATATCTTTTTTCCTGGCAGATTAAAAATTGAGTTGAATTGA